In Motacilla alba alba isolate MOTALB_02 chromosome 23, Motacilla_alba_V1.0_pri, whole genome shotgun sequence, the following are encoded in one genomic region:
- the LUZP1 gene encoding leucine zipper protein 1, whose amino-acid sequence MAECTGYKETSNRHLRFKLQSLSRRLDELEEATKNLQKAEDELLDLQDKVIQAEGSNSSMLADIEALRKRVLKIEGKDEEIRKAEELCRLMKEKLEEEESLTRDLKSEIELLQRRMAELEKLEEAFSRSKNDCTQLCLSLNEEKNLTKKISTELEILRVKVKELESSEDRLDKTEQTLTAELEKLKSLALSFITERKHFNEREKQNEKIIQELTQKLEQNNKLNRADQTRNASNLLERSSNNLLDRNDMRIEDDLTSALPSKETRRKGSVDYLKHVENETRNKSENQKNKNQEDNKVKDLTQEIEKLKIQIKHFESLEEELKKMRAKNNDLQDSYLSEQNKNKLLTGQLEEIKMQIKKQKDLENGEVENEDTSFSSRGKHDRPKYRGVMSDLAAAKHKPRELSPQQRRERARNRDFSLSNDSYSHSGKRVPSPSLMNRKAGKASGASALSDTAVTDTRRLEEKSLVSTISSGQKEGCIMQNEGKRSKEQPSVLSRYPPAAQEQKSWKVPSKSVGDTGLRSKVEKPSQVLRGNCQNGADTRDEKSSKGESTGSSSEKLKTSQAEVSECLGDTQLTRGNHTSSNGTASAYRYHVSSSVSVSDSAGSKVEAASTFAASHRQPSEGRARRAGISQEREAADTSLESVKLSTLTKRSHHSRSQEDILQILTGLDKEGTEQSSSSATDHVNMGLKTDSKTIQSNQEKLNSDEESGRGKKPTAQSDFETRKKVSSKQFSNSRGVFRASLFENDKKTVNDEDSTKCIKPSDASTGELKSRRSFSPREALRSKAIIKPAIVEKDMKAIMGGTVSEAESEKQKSTFKMVTNKMTSSITIFPSEPTAPRTAADTAAKERHVTTSNIRVASNEPSPSITNNVPSPFEVSLNRSALKSSETDRSGEAVLRSKAETVVSRSSIMLKTSELTERSSETPLETISWKSHGSSDAGSSETKHVTVRSSWRTRQGLHSLEDSQTKVEKSATFSATNLCRSSADLLEGEGSSSKTDFLEQASSRTSATVNSWSAPELGSRRTKSNLSASELLTRRSHASDPAAAAAWQRTTPPDESKDFVSSSRRKQYGSSEYLLQADTLGKRTATKVELQDPESSSPAPAGLHGEEQGAARACRTSRR is encoded by the exons atGGCAGAATGTACAGGTTACAAGGAAACCTCAAATCGGCACCTACGTTTCAAATTGCAGAGCCTCAGTCGCCGCCTTGACGAACTGGAGGAAGCAACTAAAaatctgcagaaagcagaggatgAACTGCTTGACCTCCAGGACAAAGTTATCCAGGCAGAAGGCAGCAACTCCAGCATGCTGGCTGACATTGAAGCCCTGAGGAAAAGAGTGCTGAAGATTGAAGGCAAGGATGAAGAAATTAGGAAGGCTGAAGAGCTTTGCAgattaatgaaagaaaagcttGAAGAGGAGGAGAGCCTCACTCGAGATCTGAAGTCAGAAATTGAACTCCTTCAGAGGAGaatggcagagctggaaaagctggaggaGGCCTTCAGCAGGAGCAAGAATGACTGTACACAGCTGTGTCTTAGCCTCAATGAAGAAAAGAACTTGACCAAAAAGATATCTACAGAATTAGAAATACTTAGAGTGAAAGTGAAAGAACTGGAATCCTCTGAGGACAGGCTGGATAAAACTGAGCAGACCTTAACAGCTGAGctagaaaagctgaaatccttAGCCCTGAGCTTTATCAcggaaagaaaacattttaacgaaagagaaaagcaaaatgaaaaaataatccagGAGCTAACACAGAAACTAGAACAAAACAATAAACTAAATAGGGCAGATCAAACTAGAAATGCATCCAACTTGCTAGAAAGGTCATCCAACAATCTCCTGGACAGAAATGATATGAGAATTGAAGATGACTTGACTTCTGCACTGCCTTCTAAAGAGACCAGGAGGAAGGGAAGTGTGGATTACCTGAAACATGTAGAAAATGAAACCCGGAATAAatcagaaaaccaaaagaataaaaaccaggAGGACAACAAAGTGAAAGATCTCACCCAAGAAATTGAGAAACTTAAAATTCagataaaacattttgaatCTTTAGaagaagaacttaaaaaaatgaGAGCCAAAAATAATGATCTGCAAGACAGTTACTTGAGTgagcagaataaaaacaaactcTTAACAGGTCAgctagaagaaataaaaatgcaaataaagaaacagaaagatctGGAGAATGGAGAAGTTGAAAATGAAGATACAAGCTTTTCTAGCAGGGGAAAGCATGACCGACCTAAGTACAGAGGTGTCATGAGTGATTTGGCAGCTGCTAAGCACAAGCCCAGGGAGCTCTCCCCACAGCAGCGCCGGGAAAGAGCCCGGAACAGAGACTTCTCTCTCAGCAACGACAGCTACAGCCACAGTGGGAAGCGGGTGCCCAGTCCAAGCTTAATgaacagaaaagcagggaaagcttCTGGTGCATCTGCCCTTTCAGACACTGCTGTCACAGATACAAGGAGACTGGAAGAGAAATCTTTAGTTTCCACTATTTCTTCTGGTCAGAAGGAGGGCTGCATCATGCAGAACGAGGGGAAGAGATCCAAAGAGCAGCCATCTGTGCTCAGCCGGTATCCTCCTGCTGCACAGGAGCAGAAGTCTTGGAAAGTACCTTCCAAATCTGTTGGTGATACAGGCCTGAGATCCAAGGTCGAAAAGCCATCTCAGGTGCTCCGTGGGAACTGCCAAAATGGTGCTGACACACGGGACGAAAAGTCAAGCAAAGGAGAATCAACGGGTTCTTCGTCTGAGAAGCTGAAGACAAGTCAGGCTGAAGTCAGTGAGTGCCTGGGGGATACACAGCTCACAAGGGGTAACCACACCTCTTCCAATGGCACAGCCTCAGCATACAGGTACCACGTGTCCTCCAGCGTGTCAGTCTCAGACTCTGCTGGCTCTAAAGTGGAAGCAGCGAGCACTTTTGCTGCATCACACAGACAGCCCTCAGAGGGGAGGGCTAGAAGGGCAGGAATCTCCCAggaaagagaagctgcagaCACATCGCTTGAAAGTGTGAAGCTTTCGACGCTGACAAAGCGTTCCCATCACTCCAGGAGTCAGGAAGACATTCTGCAGATTCTCACAGGTCTTGATAAAGAAGGCACAGAGCAGTCTTCAAGTTCAGCAACAGATCATGTAAATATGGGTTTAAAAACTGACTCCAAAACCATCCAGAGTAACCAGGAAAAACTTAATTCAGATGAAGAATCAGGGAGAGGCAAAAAACCAACCGCTCAGTCAGATTTTGAGACAAGAAAGAAAGTCAGTTCCAAGCAGTTCTCCAATTCTAGGGGAGTTTTTAGAGCATCACTTtttgaaaatgacaaaaaaactGTGAATGATGAAGACTCCACCAAGTGCATAAAACCATCAGATGCCAGCACTGGAGAGCTGAAATCCAGAAGATCCTTCAGCCCTAGAGAAGCTCTGAGATCAAAAGCCATCATTAAACCTGCAATTGTTGAGAAGGATATGAAGGCAATCATGGGAGGAACTGTTTCAGAGGCAGagtcagaaaaacagaagtccACTTTTAAAATGGTAACAAATAAAATGACAAGCAGCATCACAATCTTCCCTTCTGAGCCAACAGCTCCAAGGACCGCTGCAGATacagcagcaaaggaaaggCATGTTACCACCAGCAACATCAGAGTTGCTTCAAATGAGCCTTCACCATCAATAACAAACAATGTCCCTTCACCCTTTGAGGTGTCACTTAATAGGAGTGCTCTGAAGTCATCTGAGACAGACAGAAGTGGAGAGGCAGTGCTGAGGAGTAAAGCTGAAACAGTGGTCTCGAGAAGCAGCATTATGCTAAAGACTTCTGAACTCACGGAGAGGAGCAGTGAGACACCTTTGGAGACAATCAGCTGGAAGAGCCACGGCTCGTCAGATGCGGGTTCATCCGAAACAAAGCACGTCACTGTCAGAAGTTCCTGGAGAACCAGACAAGGCCTACATTCCCTGGAGGACTCTCAAACCAAAGTGGAGAAAAGTGCAACTTTCAGTGCCACAAACTTGTGTAGATCCTCAGCGGACCTTTTAGAGGGGGAAGGGAGTAGTTCAAAAACAGACTTCCTGGAGCAGGCATCATCAAGGACAAGTGCCACGGTTAACTCTTGGAGTGCCCCTGAGCTGGGGTCCCGAAGGACCAAAAGTAACTTGAGTGCATCTGAACTGCTGACACGCAGGAGCCATGCAAGtgaccctgcagcagctgctgcttggcagCGCACCACGCCTCCT GATGAAAGCAAGGATTTTGTGTCCAGTTCCAGAAGGAAGCAGTACGGCTCTTCTGAGTACCTCCTCCAGGCTGACACTCTGGGCAAAAGGACAGCCACCAAGGTGGAACTGCAGGACCCTGAATCCAGCTCCCCTGCACCAGCAGGGCTCCACGGAGAGGAGCAG GGCGCTGCCCGGGCTTGCCGGACATCTCGGAGATGA